Part of the Esox lucius isolate fEsoLuc1 chromosome 25, fEsoLuc1.pri, whole genome shotgun sequence genome, ggaaacaaacatgaataaataagagGTGTAGTCCTTATGAAACATAAGCCTGTAAAAGTCAGAATGGATATACATATTTGCTAAATGtcatattgtttattgtttgtgtacagtcttaatgtattctgattgtactGTAGATAAGAAGGTATTGTTAATCAATGGGTTTTTCACAAATCCAGTTAAGTTGAGAGGTACATGAATTGTCATTCCATTTCTTTACAGGATCAGTAAAAACATGACGAATCTCGGCACagtcctcccctccaccctcaTTATTAGGCTCTTTTTCTCCCCAGTACCTAAAgtgggaacaacacagagaaccaGAGTCAGACACTGCTAGAAAACAAAATCCTAAATTTCAGAATGCAGATATTTTATAAGGTTAAGACACCGGAGAAGTTTATCTACCACAACAAAGTCAGACAAACCAGTGTAAACCATCTTCATATAACTGTAGTAAATGTAAAGGAAGTGGCCAACTAGCACTGATGAAATGGCAAAATAGAGTTAGCACTAAGACTAGACGTTTAACTGTTTCTATGCTAGACGTTACTGTTGACTACCACTCATTGAATCAATGCTAGCAACAATTGGAAAGCAAAACaaccttttatttgttttaaacttAAATCAGATACTTAAAGAATCATGTCTATAAAATCTAGTTTTACACAGAGTATAATCTCTTACGCTGTAGTCAGAGGTGTGCCATCCACCCATCTCCAGGTCCCCTTATTCTCTATGTCAGACAGACCGATCCAAAAACGTATGTTTAATGAAACGAGGAATTTCTATCAGACAGAGATTAAGATGTTGTCAatagaatgaaaacaacaattttAATCCATAAATCTCTTATGAACCTCCTTCTCACCTGTTCCTCTTGGTTGTTTATGATGACTAGCTGTGCCCCTCGCTTCAGACAGTCCTGCTTTGCATATTCCCAGTTCCTTTGTTCCATGAAGACGTAATAGTTGCTGTTGCCAAACACTTTCactgtttaaaagaaaataagttGTTCAAATGACACTTATAATGTGTTTATACAGTTGATGAACCATTTCAGTTATTCAAGTCTGCATGAAGGACATTTAGAGGATTAAGAATAAATGGAAAACCAGTTCTGGTCACTTACCAAGTAaaaagctctctctctcactctgtagtttgtctctctcttcagtcaggGTTTTGTATctagtctgtagctggtctctctcttcagtcaggGTTTTGTATctagtctgtagctggtctctctcttcagtcaggGTTTTGTATCTaatctgtagctggtctctctcttcagtcaggGTTTTGTATTTaatctgtagctggtctctctcttcagtcaggTTGTTGTAGCTAGTCTGTagtttgtctctttctgtgaaGTATTGATGCCCAATGACTCCGTCTGTAATATTCAAGTTATATTAAGGGCTGGTCCATGgattctctctttttgtctatACATATTTTACCTCTATTTTTACCTCTGCCAATTTCTTGATTTGGGATCCAATTTGGGATTATGATGTGAGGTGTATTTGAGACTTAATTATGTTACTTCCAGCATTccctttttttatgtattttgatattgaacaattttttttaaatatatgggCATCTGGATCTTGACCTGCCATGATAAGGACTCAGAACAGAAGTCTGTGTAATCAAAGTCAATTTTACCCCCACTGTACGACCTTGTGCCACCGCTACAACAGTCCCTGCAGAGACAGGGGGGGTCATACATTGCCACAGGCCACCTCTTAAATTGATCCAATAAGCCACTGTGCTTCTTTAACACCCcccttaaccaggaagtcaatggccctcatttatcattcttgcgtagcaACGGGCGTAGGCaatacgcaatacctgcccttgataaatgttCCAGCTGTTCACAATGCTTTTCACAATGTTCCAGTTGTTCACAATGTTCCATTCTTTCAAGAAGAGAACATGCTCTTTAAATATTGTGTAAATAAAGTGTAAGTGAAAAAGTGTAAGTGAATTAAACTTACAGTGGACAGACAGTCCTATGATCCTAGCCAGAAGCAGAACACACAGCAGTCccagacacactgcagcaacTCCAGAAGGTCTTTTCCACCACTGATAACACACCGAAGCTGTACGTAAAATATAAAATCTTTGAAATACAGTTcttaaaagtatgaaaatgtgcaCTCCTTTGCTAATAAGATGAGATAAGTGGTAAGTCATAAGCCTGCTAAATGTCAAAACCTTTTCTGAATTCAATATTACCTGAATAGTGAATGACAACCCTACCTGGTTTTGGCTTGTCGTCATCTTCATTGGCATATGTTGGGAAATCggtctttgtgtttgttccaATTACATTGCCTTCAAATTCGATTCCCTCTGACATCGTAGCTCACGTGTGATACAGAAAACATGTTCTATGTCCACCGTTCTATTTTGAGTGACTTGCTGGTTAAAATGTGCCATGAAGTCACCATAGAGATTAAAGACAACATCATCACTTTTGTTATGTGTAACTTGGTCTGTGGTGATGAGATAGACTTCCTGTTTTTCCGTGGCAGTAacattaaccctttgacgcatacgatcacaccggtgtgatcaatctagagtggtccctgaagcgtactatcacaccggtgtgattagaacgtattgtgtagaacgcaccattagaacgcctaggtacgagtgacgtaacaatggctggccAGACCACGCTGTTATCtaatttagctcaaacagcttttataactttatttcctgattgtactTGTTTctagaccacactatgatattaaccaggtagcaagcataaaaAATGATTACTTAtgtaccaacaggcagccaacactagccTTTATATTTTCTACCATTAACATAATAcgcaaaaacaaatgatattagcaaatactatagagcatctaaccatttcctgaaagagctgacaaccggtcaaaatcattgtgtaaaaactttctagaagttacattACCGTTGAgggtgctgctatgctttttatcaaccaaaggtgagtaactctaagacctgatggtcatttacagttgccagtctttcggacagatttgccatcctgggaaaactatgatcttctttttagctgcactgcattacaggtcacactttgttagttAGCGGTTAGGTGaggttttctagctagctacagttacacataaaccagcttttgcagctctttgaattcgagtcaaaaagagaagcttgcaatgcaatgtacagtatgtagttttccttacctggcaaagtgactgttcatgtcaaccgtctgaacaccactcaatgcatgtagctaacgtggggttaatccagtcagtttgttttggtagggttcatGCACAATAactcaattggcagatctagtagcgaaccgatggcgcaaacAAAAAGAGTATTACAGCACaacttttgttgagaaaaacgTAATGttcaaaaatcacatttttcactgatcgcatttgtccaaaaatgcaagaatcggaattcatatttttgagagcttctgaataattacgtaaataaatgtacacaccTATTGCTTGATAgattgcgtatgttttattgataaaacaagtgaagcgtttcagtatctttctcgctgcgatctttagaaaaaggactgcatttttaagattggttcatAATGATTCAATATaaatttttaacagttactaccggTAGAGGTTTGTTAATgtcattgaaataaaaaaactagatgcataactagtaagcagcgtggtgtttttgggaagctgcagattaaatgtattgtgacgtcacaatcaaattctggaactctgagtgagttgaactcacgcgcaaaaagaactcacgctggggggccgttaaggcatatttgaaactcacgcgtgaaaaggttaagaatGTCCCATTATAAAGCCTGCAGACTAAGATTTACAACAAATGTTCagtgtttcaaggtttatttgtcaaatgcactgaacaacaacagtgtcatcctgcacaatgaaattcttctgacatggcacccgacagcTACgtagagagaaaaaagaagaaaaatatataagcatAACTATAGCCAatcaaaaaataaagcaattatATACGTACAGAGTACTGtcaactagcagcaatctgagCAGtagtaccataccataccatcttcttccgcttatccggggccgggtcgcgggggcagcagtctaagcagggatgcccagacttccctctccccagacacttcctctagctcttccggggggacaccgaggcgttcccaggccagccgggagacatagtccctccagcgtgtcctaggtcttccccggggtctcctcccggtgggacgggaccggaacaccttcccaggaaggcgttccggaggcatccgaaaaagatgcccaagccacctcagctgacccctctcgatgtggaggagcagcggctctactctgagctcctcctgggtgaccgagcttctcaccctatctctaagggatcgcccagccaccctgcggagaaagctcatttcggccgcctgtatccgggatcttgtcctttcggtcatgacccaaagctcatgaccataggtgagagtaggaacgtagattgactggtaaatcgagagcttcgccttgcggctcagctctttcttcaccacgacagaccgatacatcgactgcattactgcagaagctgcaccgatccgtctgtcaatctcccgttccatccttccctcactcgtgaacaagacccctagatacttaaactcctccacttgaggcaggcactctccaccaacctgaagtgggcaagccacccttttccgactgaggtccatggcctttcaaacagatgagttttataaatagtgatccagaagtctgtttttatgtgtttttattgtagccagaggggttgttattaccaggatacatcataataggttgtatctgttacagaaatgaatctaggacccaaaatgtccaagtagtgaaatccggccgaaatcaCCACCGACTACTTAgggttaaataataatgataatagaaaTGACCCAaatggccttgttacagactcacaaggtgacacaaacaggtgaaaatggccattaaaggggaatttctttttaaattgcaattagtgtctgtgtataaatagtcaatgagctTGTCAGCTCTCACGTGAATGCGATGAACAGACAATattctgagccatggggagcagaaaagaactgtcaaaagacctgtgttaaaaagtaatggaacttcataaagatggcaAAGGATGTAAAAAGATATCCACAGCCTTACAAACgccagtcagtacagttcaatTACTTATTATAAAGGGAAAATTCAGGGACCTCTTGATACAAAACCAAGGTttggtagaccaagaaagatttgagccaaaactgccagaagaattttcgggacacaaagaaaaacccactggtaacctcaggagaaacagacagtgtggttgtttcaaggagcacaatacgacgatacttgaacaaaaatgagctgcatggttgagttgccagaaagaagcctttactgcatcCAACAAAATAGCCTGACTAAAATAaccccgacaacaccttgacatgcctcacagcctcAGGCAcacgagacaaaaatagagctttatggtcacaattataagcactatgtttggagaggggtcaccaaggcctatagtgaacaaaataccatccccactctgaagcatggtggtggctcactgatgtgttattggtgtgtgagctctacagtacaaggaatcttgtgaaaatgtatgacaagatgaatgcaggaTGTTTTAGAACATACTGGCAGACAATCAGCATTTTTATGCActaaagctgtgcatgggacactcttggactttccatcaagacaatgaccctaagcacaaggccaagttgacactctagtggttacagcagaaaaagctgaatgttctggagtggccatcacagtctcctgaccttaatttcatcgagccactctggggagatctcaaacatgcggttcatgtaAGGAGACCAAAGTCTTTGCATGAACTGGAGGCATtttacaactattacaaaagactacacgctgtcattgatgataaagggggcaatacacagtattaaaaactaagggtatacagacttttgaacaggggtcagttcatttttatctttgttgccatgttttcttttattattgtaccattctgttatggcctacagttgaatatgaatcccataagaagtaaaagacgtgttttgtctgctcactcatgttttctttacaaatggtacatatattatcaattctccaagggtatgtacaATTTTGTGCACAACTGTAACATACCTTCAAAAAATACGTTTCAATACTTTGGGAATATGTGGTGAGCTTTGCACACTCAGCTGTCATGCACCATTACACCATATGCACTACTATTGTAACCTAAAATAATTGATGAATGCATTGTTAATtcaattttaataattatatttgtttgaaaacatgacaaaatCAATAAGCACATACAAATGATTGTGGACAATACAAACTTTTTTACCTATAAGCTTtatacaatttaaatatatgtagAAAACCCAGTTCCTGAAGGCTCTTTTGGATTCTGTCCAGTTTTGattcatgaacaaaatgtatttaactggAAGTCAAGGGAGAACTTTCTTTATTTGCATGAGTCCAAGATATTGATCTTTCATACTGTATTTCTTGCATGTTCTCTAATAATTATAAaggcaacacagtcttttatgccaggacacatatgAGGTGGTCATtggtcatagccaaccattacacagtccattgTCCTCCAATAacaaaggtttatcctacaaaatacccttgtatggtatctTCCACCCTACGGTCCATGAGCCCATTCacagagtctatgacagtcacattgtgttatggacaggatgtgtggataggatgtgtggggcccatcagtaacaggcatcacttcctgtctatggtcctttgttcagagGTAGTAAGCATTTATGCGCCGTGTTCAGTATTTCATGCCCATAATCAATCAGCCTTATAATTGCCATTTTACTAATGATTGACAGGTTTGACAGGCAACCAAACAGGCTCATAGAAAAACAACTTTGAAAATGTTGGATAAACACTTTACCCTTCAATTTGTGGAGATATTTATCACTGCCTCACATCCTTAATGTATTTACATACTCCATAAGAACCCAAAATTAATAATTACACTTTAACTGAATTCACTGTATGTgattattgcattttagtacTGTATCATATTAAAACATGgttatgttttaatttgatcTTTTAGATTATTTGTCCATCCACTCATATTAAAGACCCCTACCCCTGCTGTTTATTCAATTATTAATTGGCAGCATGACCATGAAATGCAGTTATATCTATCttcattttcaaatataaaaaaatatatatattctcatTATGATAAGCTATCAACTTGTTGTCATATGTTTTTTTGGaacctgtttttgtttgtctgtgtatgtgtttgagaaGAGACACAAATGGTAAACTTCTGTATCTGTAAAACCTGTGGAAAAATCCTTGGTTttaagggagtgtgtgtgtgtgagacagataGATAAACCAGTCACTGATGTCCAGAtagtgaatgtgtgtggtgtCAAATTATGTCTGCATACATCAGTGGTCATTAATATGTTCCCATTCAATTGTGAGCCTCATATCAGTACAGTTCAGCTCACTTCTTTAATTCAAAACAAATTTTATTTAATCAAGAGTACTAAGTTATTCTTGTGATCAAAGGGATTTATtctaataattatatatatatatttatatatatatatatatatatatatatatatataattattagaatatatatatataaaaagatagAAATGCTAAAAACAGCAGATGTTTATGAACGTCAGTTTTCTCTTTGCAATTGTTTTAGCTTACTTCATTTTCATGTATAGCTCAATCTGATCATTCAGACACTAGGCCTCTAGACACTAGAAGATTTAATTTCCATACTCATTGCGACTTCTCTAAGCAAGATAAGATGGACGGTGAGGAATAGTGTAAAGACCAATTTATAAACCCTAAAGGTTTTTTAAAGTCACATTTCTGAGGACAGTCATGGAGTCCAATTCATCCACCCTCGGGAAGCGAGTGAAAGTCAAAGGCTCCCTCAGTTCATATGGTATGTAGCTGCTGTAGATCACCCAGTTTGGATTTAATGAACACTttcaaaacaatttcaaaaacaCCTGTCCTGCTGAGAAAAGTCATGTAGccatgaaaacacaaacatcataGCACTGTGCgtgtacacccacacacatgcacgcattaAACTAAACATAAAACTAAACCTAATATCCCCTCTGACCTCAAAGACCCAAATAAGATGCTTACTCTGATACTACGCGGAAACCACCAGTTTTGGAACCTTTGCAGACTTGAAAAGACCTGAGCACTTCATGTTGTAAATCTTTTATCAATTTGTTCTTTTACTCCCCACTTGAACGTCTAACCTAGCAATCTAATTTGAGAAATTAAAGCTGATTGCCCTAAAATAACATACAACTAAACGTAATATCACTGTTACCTAAACCATAATATGACAAATCTAACTGTAACCAATACAATTTCAATCAATCCAATTAATTTATCAAGCCCTTTatacatcagtagttgtcacacattgcttttacaaaacacccagcctttaaccccaaggagcaaaacaaaagtagtgttgaatttcagtggctaggaaaagctCCCTAAGAAGgatgaaatttaggaagaaacctagagaggacccaggctcagaggggtgaacaTTCCTATTCTGGCtttgccgggtgaacatattaagattacaaattgtaatactAATAAAATGCACGCGGGCTAAGTTCAGAGTTTATTTAAATCTAATCCAGGGCGGAAGCATGacaagatggacaaggacagggaaaacACAAGGACaggggggggtcagcagagtggcagctgaaatcgtcacgTATCGTCTtgttctgcaacacaaccaggaagactttggacagggacagcaacgaatCATCCAAGCATGgcactccggaggtgtgggccaagaccttaTGTCTTCCTAAatttaaaacagggcaggagacagggaatatttagaaaatatattccttagatctacaaggatttatagtggagaaggagaactgaccctactcccccaatacaataatatagcaatgtaagaccttggggctgagagagtggggtccagtgacactgtggtcctacccgggggaggccccggacaaggcccaacaggcaggaaatcaatccacccacattggcaagcagagttcagcccaattacacaagtgcacaacagagagacaacaaccagCCAGTTACTCCACCCCCGAAATAgtattggagggagggcatcccagtggcgatgagagcccccCTGGCAAGACAACAAGGGTgaacagtatcaagcctttctggtcaccttcacacccctgggtcAGACTAGACTTAATCAcagaccgtgctgtagagatgtgtCTTTattagacacttgaaagtttgcactgagtttgcatttctaaccttaattggcaaatcattccacagtagtggagctctatgagagaaggccctgcctcaggatgtttgtttagaaattctaggtacaattaaaaggcctccATCTTGCGATCcaaggttatgtgtaggtatgtatggctggatcatttcagggaggtaagtaggagcaaacCCATGTACAGATTTATAGTTTAACAATAAAACCATAAAATCAgctctaaccctaacaggcaaccattgtaaagaggctagtaatggagtaatgtgtttcacttattaaaatgcaaatcaatttataccATTATAGACATgagttttctggattttttttctttttattctgtctctcactgttcaaataaaccagccattaacattatagactgatcatttctttgtcagtgggcaaacgcacaaaatcagcaggggaacAAATAATCTTTTCCttctgtcatggtgcggtgagcagcagcgccaccgtgccatatttccacaagttccgatattctcacaaacacatcccggactgtcacgtttcccatcttccacaccaggtcccaatctagctcgtttgtatgtgtatatatgtttcccctctgctccccacattgtggatcattgttgctgtcgctgtcgctaggttaatcggtgagtgttgtttaatgtactgtttgaatgtttattgttaagacgcatgttgcgcacttttatttcattcagtcattagtattgttttccgttcgtgtttggtttgtttgttgttttaataaaaccaacgaacgtgatatctgcctgcgcctggttccctccaacactacaccatgacgagtcgttacagaatgatccaccaaacctggaaccagcaggcagtccctccagagagggtatatacctggaggggcgattgggggtctgactccctctcctcggatgacgacgaagcggtctatgagagagtggaggaggatccccttggggagcagtgctgggggttgccccaagacgggttcggggtgccgctgtggggcatggaccagtgtggagtggtcaagcccctcaccaaagaacaaggggagctggtgaagggtctcctgcaggacatgcaggaggcaggtaGGACAGGAcgtaggcgaggccggaggaagaagagggcgaggtgcccaacgcccggtccgaggtccccccaggaaaattttaggggggggctgagagggtgcccgagggaagtcccgacggcgccccctctatgtc contains:
- the LOC105024509 gene encoding C-type lectin domain family 4 member M-like isoform X1 translates to MSEGIEFEGNVIGTNTKTDFPTYANEDDDKPKPASVCYQWWKRPSGVAAVCLGLLCVLLLARIIGLSVHLKVFGNSNYYVFMEQRNWEYAKQDCLKRGAQLVIINNQEEQKFLVSLNIRFWIGLSDIENKGTWRWVDGTPLTTAYWGEKEPNNEGGGEDCAEIRHVFTDPVKKWNDNSCTSQLNWICEKPID
- the LOC105024509 gene encoding C-type lectin domain family 4 member M-like isoform X2, which encodes MPMKMTTSQNQWWKRPSGVAAVCLGLLCVLLLARIIGLSVHLKVFGNSNYYVFMEQRNWEYAKQDCLKRGAQLVIINNQEEQKFLVSLNIRFWIGLSDIENKGTWRWVDGTPLTTAYWGEKEPNNEGGGEDCAEIRHVFTDPVKKWNDNSCTSQLNWICEKPID
- the LOC105024509 gene encoding uncharacterized protein LOC105024509 isoform X3; its protein translation is MSEGIEFEGNVIGTNTKTDFPTYANEDDDKPKPASVCYQWWKRPSGVAAVCLGLLCVLLLARIIGLSVHLKVFGNSNYYVFMEQRNWEYAKQDCLKRGAQLVIINNQEEQVLGRKRA